One stretch of Plasmodium vivax chromosome 8, whole genome shotgun sequence DNA includes these proteins:
- a CDS encoding hypothetical protein, conserved (encoded by transcript PVX_095330A), with amino-acid sequence MTPLVLLPLACLWMAASTTAHMFSLPPSKKTLTSQELLKRASNSSEEDNYYTMQDVLSAPLKREDPPVLYDDLPDEIKNKMVDNTDVKRINKLKSVARTNAFRRFKKSYEEEESTVEQLYTHMREIISVALGIPLEEVNLHDINMLLAKWRMLSRERVNRNEQNNDQHFFKSVKRHDAHPSGATPSAEMDHTEQMRERSGRGSFFIHPDYLLQLAL; translated from the coding sequence ATGACCCCCTTAGTACTCCTCCCGCTTGCTTGCCTCTGGATGGCGGCGTCCACCACGGCACACATGTTCagcctccccccctcgaAAAAGACATTAACAAGTCAGgagcttttaaaaagggcTTCCAACTCCTCGGAGGAGGATAACTATTACACCATGCAGGATGTTCTTAGCGCACCTCTGAAgagggaggacccccccgtCCTCTACGACGACCTGCCggacgaaataaaaaacaaaatggtagACAACACAGATGTGAAAAGGATAAACAAGTTGAAATCCGTTGCCCGAACCAATGCATTCAGGAGATTCAAAAAAAGctacgaggaggaagagtcCACTGTGGAGCAGCTCTACACCCATATGCGGGAAATTATAAGCGTCGCTCTTGGCATCCCCCTAGAGGAAGTAAATCTGCATGACATTAATATGTTGCTTGCCAAGTGGCGAATGCTCAGCAGAGAGAGGGTCAACCGGAACGAGCAAAACAACGACCAACATTTCTTTAAGAGCGTGAAAAGGCATGACGCCCATCCCAGTGGGGCAACTCCTTCTGCAGAAATGGATCATACAGAACAGATGAGAGAGAGAAGTGGTCGGGGGAGCTTCTTCATACACCCGGATTACCTCCTCCAGTTGGCCCTCTAA